From the Callospermophilus lateralis isolate mCalLat2 unplaced genomic scaffold, mCalLat2.hap1 Scaffold_84, whole genome shotgun sequence genome, the window TGTGTGGGGTTTTCTCTGTCACTTCTCTTCTGTTCtgcaaagttatttttttttcttacattggCAAACTAACTAATCACTTAATCTATTCTTTCATTCTGGTATAATGCAGATTTTTTCaatccttaatttttttctttttttataaccaGGAATTGAcccagggtgctcaaccactgagatgcatcctcagccatttatttatttatttatttatgaatgagtcagggtctcactgaattgctgaagactggctttgaacctgtgatcctcctgcctcagtctcctgagacaCTCTTATTACAAGCATGAACCCCTGAACCTGGCAGTTCTTACAttctttaaattgtaattttctttTACTCTCATAGATCCATCTTCTTGAATTAACTTTTGAACTCTtgggaatttatatttttataagctcagaagtttacatctactttttcttcagtgGGTACCTATTTATTGAAACCCTTTCACCATATAAATATACaggtttttctttaatttcagtgaaaattatgaaacatcaTTTTATTGAGTGCTAGCTAAATGTATCCTtggttttatttaggtttctcctAGTGATGGGACAGAGAACAAGCTATTGCATAAATATCACAAGAAGAAGGATGAGGTCTCTATGAAGAGACTGGGAATGGACACAGTAAAATATCAGAACCAGGAAAAGAAGTGCTTTGAGAATACtgaaattttaagagaaaagaatACCAGCCTTCCATGGACACAAAAATTGAATGAGGAAACACTTATGGAAATATTCCAGGACAATGAACAGTTGGATATTTGGAAAGTTGAGAGTACATTGCAAAATTTCACACCTGAGAGTGAAAAACAAAGCACAGAAAGACCAGAAACAGATGTCAAATCTCACCCTGCCAGATCTGGTCCTGCTCCACCCCATCAAAGTGAAAGTCCAACACCAAAAGGAAATCTAGAACTTGCTTTCCAGAGAGGCAGAGATAAAGACTTTAGTTCACAGGAAGAAAAGAATATTTATATATCTAACCTAAACGTTAGTAGTGAGATTCCTTCCCAACAGGTTTCAAAGTCTGAAGTAAAAGTAAGTAACCAAGAAAACAAGTTGCATCAGTCAAGAGTAATGACTTTGGCTACAGATCAGGTAAACAGACACCTAATACAAAGACAGTGCCAACTGAAGGAAATGGAACACAGGTAtcaaaatgaacaaagaaaaaggaatgaaCACCTCAGAAAGCAGGAAGTTTCTAAAGAGAAGGTATCTAAACTACAAAGAGAAACTATATTGCATGAAGAACAATTGCATGACGACCAATTGCATGACTATCGGAACAAAGGTGACAATAGAATAGATGGAGTTATTAATGTCCAAACTCAATTTTATGATGTTATAAAAAAACTTCAAGCTCGGAATGACAGGTATCGTCTCATGctggaaaacaaatatttggagTTAATCAATGAAACTAATCATTTAAAAGAACAACTGGATCAATATGGAAAGGAgaaagcagaagaagtaagtatcaAGCAAGATATCTGTATAAAGAGTCTTCAAAGGAATACTCAAAGTGATATCTGCTTATGGCTAAATGTTGATTCTTGatgaatataaaaatgtagatatTATGAATGTGTTTCTGTATCAACACAGAACTACAATCTGTTGTCTAGCAAAAATAACTTAGACATCATTTGCAGCACAACCAATCTGTGTTTGaagtgctaagtattccaatttcCCTGCTCTGATTCTTACACACtgtgtacatattttaaaataactataggTACTCATATGTCAACTAAACACAAAAGACTTAGTTAAAatggattttaatatttaaaaaggaggaaattttTGAAACTTGGGCCTGACCCTTCAATTTAAGAAAttgtttcttataaagatttaagaggttgagttaagatttttttgtagGTTTATATGCTGCCATTAGTAATATGGTCTCAATAATGCTGAAACAATATCTAATTTTGGTGCCATTAATTCAACCCAAAGTTTGCACATGCTCAACACATGTTCTACCAAGGAGCTACATCCCATTACTGAATAACAATTTTAATGTCTTCTTGTTGCTGTACTTGAAGATCACAATgaaacaaataatggaaatgcTCATACCTAGTTTCAAATAAATTAGTTACTTTTACAGTTTGTTCCAGATTTTCCAGTTGAACTGATATGTAGATGCTGTGTTTTATAGTAGACTTTCTTcagtatatttttgtatatttctagTTGGTAAATTAATAAGTCATTTAAGTTTAACATAAATCTGAAAATAACTGTCctgatattttttgtttttattcatgtCTTGTCCACCTCTTTAAAAGCATCTATTTGTCATTATCATAAACTGGGACTAATGTGATGAATTGCAGCAAAGCCACAGTTGATTTCATCTGTAATTTGATGCATATATTCATGataacttgctaatagttttcttcatttcatggCCTAATTCCTATTATATAGTGACTTTCAGTACAAAGATAATTGTAGCCATCTAAAATCCATTAATTTGGCACTGAACCCCCATGTCCACACTAATGAGGGTGGCAGGGTTTATGTAAAGCAGGAGTGGTCTGAGGATCAGTGAGAAATCTAGGAGATGTGGACAGGCAGTGAGGTGGAGACCAGGTTACCTAGCATCTCCTTTATTCTTTGTGAAAGTATATTGGAATTATTTTAGCAAAGCTTTAGAGATGTGAGGTGTGGGGTATTAATTTGAGTCTCTAATAAGAGAGGGATAATAACCTCTGTAGAATTCACCACTACCAATGAGACCTGTGTAACCATTTTTGATTGAGATTTCAGTAGTTTGTTAAACATTGCAACTTTATCAAGGGCAGTATGTAGAGATACAGGGCTCTCCCTGTTGTGTAAGGAATGTGATAGTGACTCAGCAGGAGTACACAGTCTTCTATTTTCTTAagggaattcagaaataaacagCAGCTTACTGTTGTATGTAGTGATATTTTTTTCAGAGTAAACatcattatataataataataataataataacaatagtaataataataacaataacaataataataataaatttttaaagtgaaCTGAGTAACAAAATCATTAACAGAAATATCAGGTAGTTGCGAGACATTTTGAAAAACAGCCAGCTGGTACCCTGAAACTACAACATGTATCAGAGTCTTCTCTAGAAGATTTAGCATATTTtcacataaatttaaaatataaagacagGATTTAATGAAGAAACTAAGACAAATGACAAGTCAAGTATGTAGAAAATTGAACATGTCATCTGTAAATCAACACCTGCTTAAgtaataaaagttattctgggatACTAATTTCAATGAAcagctttctttatattttcattataattatgTAGCCAGAATTGGGATTTATAGATGTGTAATCCTTACCAACTGAAAAGCTAATATACCTTATTATAGGAacttaatctacttttcaaaatgcTGGTATAGATTATGTTTTGTTGCAATTGAAATTATGTAAATTTTGTTGTTTGAGTTTGTGTCGAATATTTTCAGTATCTTATTTTCATATTGGGTTTTTCATACTTTTTTTATTCATGCAGATGGGTGATCTTACTACAAAGATGAAAAATGCATCTTCAAAGCATTTACATTTGAGAACAAACTATGACTGTTTTATGCAGAACTTGTTTTTTATAAAAAGTATGCAAGatacatttgaaaaaatagaaaggaatcaaaagaagttggaagaaaatgTAGTAAACTTTCCAAGGCACACACGGAGCACTCGAGTAGAACGAGGCCAAGGAGTATGGTGGGAATGTGACATTGAACATCGAGCAAGATGGGATTTAGAGGAGAAGCAAAAACAAGTATTTCTGATTTTACAAGCTATATTACTTATCTGCAATTTGCTTTAATTCTTTTCCTTGTAAACTGTATTTTGGATATACATATTATAGGTGTATTCTATATCTCTTGAGGAAAGATGTTGTGTAGATTTCAAAGAGAAGGAAGACATTTGATGCCCCTTCAAATACCACAATTTACATCATCCTTTCAGCTAATTTGATCTGAGTAATAATTTTCATCAGATAACTTTTGGATATTTGATAATAGTAGGCATAGTAAGAgtatgaggagaaaaaaaaatgtgatgcagaaatatacttttgaattgttaagttaaaaattttcaactttcatattttgaattgATTCTATTATTCTTTAAATTGTCAGATGATCTGAGTGCTAATATGAGAATGATTCATTACTTTGAGCACAGATCAATAGTAGATAGCCTAGCCTGTGCAACATCCTGGGTTCCATTCGCAGTAgaaagcaggaggaggaggacagggaatgaggagggaaagggggagaggaagaacccaattattattgtttcagatttaatgtaattgatACTGAtgacagaagtttacagtctaatattttttttcttcacatttaaaaTTGCTGTCTGAATTTTTTACacagaactaaataaaataactacataataattatttgggttctaattatttttaaaatatattcttttttatgttCTTTAGACACAAGAAGCAGCTCCGGAAATTACAGAGCAGTTCAGAAAGACTAATTTTACTTCAATAAGAAGTCAGATGGAACTCAGAATTAGCCATCTGGAATCTGAACTGAAAATTCTAAGAAATGCAACTGAGAGAATATAGACACTTCCATATAGAACAATCCAGATTCCACAAGTATGTCAAAACCTAGACTGAAAGAGAGCAACTTAGTCTCCTTAATTTGTGTCTACTGCATAACTTTGAGACAGGTTGATGAGATCAGTAGCATGCAAAAGCTAACTAGACCCTATAATTTGTGTAAGTAATGTTAGGAAATGAATGTACTCTTGAAATATTAGTCTAGGAAGTTTATCTTTCACTCACCTTTGCATTTTACATCTGAAGGTAAACTTTAAGCTTTCTTCCCTTAGTGTTCTCCTATATGTAATCTGGTCTATTAGACTTTTAGTTAAGTATTTTTGAAGTTTTGTGATTCACATATTAATATTGTGACTGCTTCTACATGGAAACATGAACAAGTTTCACAATTTTTGAAAGATTATATCTGAAACCTTAAGTGTCCAGTGTTGCTATAACTACACTCTGAGCACATTCTGACACCTGACAGAttaactgatttttattttaattttttaatattatcctTACATGGTATCTAGAGACAAAATGTTCTATATAATTTTTTCTCTCTACATTGTCATACTTGTGATGATGGGAAGTATAACCTGCAAAAGTGGTTAAAAATATTCTGATGATCCGTGTTGGGGCCTGTGAATGACGGAATGAATGGGCAGTCTCCTGAAGCCCTGGTAACAAATTTATGGGCCAACTTTCTAGGCAGCAGCTTTAATCTATCTTGTTCTGAACCAGTGGCTATTGCTCTGAATTGTCTCAGTGTCAAATGCTTAATTTATCTAGGTAATAGGTAGAATATACATATGATGGTAATAAATGCTTGACAATATCTTCAAGGAACATTCTTTAAGTGCTTGAACTGGTTCACTAAATATGAATCTTTCTAGCTTTACTAAAATTTTCTAGTTGCATATGTTTAAGGAAACCGTAATGATTTAATGTACTTCAACATAGTAAAATGACTTTGGTAGTCAAATAAACTAAGGTATACATCATCtgctttatttatctttaaaataccAATATTTCTAATGGCATCCTTAAGAATCTTCCAAGGAGAGTCTTTCAAGAAGGCAGCATTGTTACTTGCAAAGTCATACATCGCTGATTTCTGTCTCTCTTCCACCAACATTGCTTTAATTGGAAGTTTGAAGCCCCCTAGAAATATGTACACTTCTTTAGAGAAATTACAAACCCATAATTGCATACACTGTCTCTGTTCTGATTCTTTTCAGTGTTGTGCCAACATATGGAGAGTTTCTACctactctctttttaaaatatttttttttagttatagatgaacagtacttttattttctttattttgtgtggtgctgaggattgaacccagtgcctcacatgtgtaggcaagtactctaccactgagcaaaaaTCCCTCCACTTACTCTtatggaaaatttaaattattcttttatttgatgaaaattttgaaagtgcattttaacataaataatattgaggttaattttgacataatttaACAACATGAAATGTAATGTGCTCTAATTCAGTAACCAGTACTTCCACTTTATCCCCCCTTCTTCCTCCCTGTGTTCTCTTTCTTCTGCTCTACTTATCTTATACTTATTTgtagtttttaagtttttttttttaattatgcattatgaatatacatgaaggtgaaattcactgtgatgTTTTCATATGGATTCACAAAAAACTTGATCAGATTCATTTCCCTATTCCACTCTGAGTGCTTTCCCCAACTCCCTGGCTTGGgttgggttagggatagggttagagttgcATTCTGGAACAGGAGCCCTTCAGTACAACCAGGTGATTTCCTTCATACTAAGACTTCATTTGAGTGAGTCAAATATTAGTCCAATAATGATGAGTTATATTTTTAAGagctgaaaagaaaaacaatgtccAGCTATTTTGAACCCATTTGAAGATATTTCTATAATATTTGACAATTTTTTATCAGGGGTATTATTACAATAATGAAATATCTGcttgaaaatgaacaaataaaagataCTACCTTGCTTTCATTGCAGCTTGGTTTAGagcttccatgttttttttttttttcctggtttttcgtttctttgtaccagggattgtactcagggacacttgatcactgagccacatccccaaactattcatgttttatttagagacagggtctcagtgagttgcttaggcctcatggttgctgaggctagctttgaactcaagactgtcctgtctcagcctcttaaaccactgtgattacaggcatgtgctataaCACCCTGCTTCAATGTGTTTTGATGAACTTCTTATCACATAGTAAAGCCATGCATATCTATGTTAAATGTGACCGcaactttattcttttatttggcATTTTGACCTAAAAAATCACAGGAGAACAAATCCAAGCTTTATAAAACAATGCTGAAGTTAAATAGTAAtgacagaaagaaataattttagtacataaattacaatttaatttaatagctgatatatgtttttttcagtttcttagcTTACATGAATATCTTTCTGAAAAAATGAGAGAATTGGTTTTGAAGTGCTTCAGAGTCATGAAATTGGATGACTATATACAAAAAGAGAATGAAAGTTAGTTGTTATGCATGATGCAAGTATAAGTTGTTCTTATTAGTTCTTACCAGAAAAAATGAGATAATTTACCATTtacaaaacaataataaattgTGTATGAATGTAGACACAATGCAAAGGGGATTTGGGAGGCAACTGTTTTTCCAATGTATTTCTGGGAGAAAGTGATGTTTCTTTTTTACTTATGCATAAGCTAGTTTATTTAAAACTTAATGTAATGGTTCTACATTTCCTTGTGGAACATTAGTTTTCCATATCATGCTAGCCTGAATAGAAGAGTGTTTTTTAAACTCTCTCATCACGATACAAAGATATGTCTCCATAATCACTGTAGAATGCCTTCAAAGgtgaagggagaaggagaggaaaaaaCTACTAGAGAGGAAAAGTGATCAAGTTCTTTTATGTGCATCTGTGAATATGTCATAACTACTTCCTCTATTATATATAGTctaatgcaccagtaaaaatttttgtttaaaataattttctttaaaaatagaacataaaGACAGGAATGGGAATTCTGTCAGTCAAAATCATTTGTTTTCACATCAAATGTGTAAAGGCATTAGACACCACCTTATTGTTATCACTACAACATACTTACTATGTTCAGTAATATATTTTAGACCCTATTTGGGGAATTAGTAAGAGAAGAGTTTTATACAAAGAACACTCTACATGGTGATATTTATATAAGATTTGGAAGTGTTTACCACATATCTCATCAAGTGCACATCTATATTGAGCCAAATGTTTAAAAACTGCTGGTCATAACTTCTGAAATCAATTACAATTAAAgagatatgtatttttttcaattCTGAATATCAACAAATTAAAGACCTTAAGTGTGAAACTGCTTTTTTCCCACTTCTGCCCCACTATGAAAGTCTCACCCTATACACTGACATTCTTTAGTGGGAAAAAATGGCATCACCAATTTTCTGTGGTTTACAGCCAAAAGCCCAGACTGACTTAGTAACAGTCACACATTTAAAATACCCTGTCATGACTCTGTCATTAGTTTACATTTGCCTCAAGAAAAGTATGAAATTTCTTagccaaaaattaaaatatccaaATCAACTGGATTTTTGTCAGGTTACTCAGCCTATCTCATCTCACTTGCTTTACTGCCACTTTGCTCTAGATTCTAGTGACACTGGACTACTGTGATTCCACAAGTGTTCTTTCTCATCTCGGTGTCTGCATGCACctcttccctttctctcacaatttcTCCTTTTACTTCAGGTGTTAACTCATGTATCACTTCCTTTGAAGGACCTCAAACACTGACACAAATTTGGGACCGAAGTCCCTTCTAAGTGTTCCAGTAGTATCCTGTTTTATCCTTGTCCTAATGCCAATGACTCTGTATGGAAATTTCCTGATTGTCTGCTTTTGAAGCTATGGTATA encodes:
- the LOC143641067 gene encoding ankyrin repeat domain-containing protein 26-like produces the protein MGSRVLRLVLLRPPRRKGSESTLAKEDILDGFSRTSFVPFEALEHEHDEAQNEITPLHYACAYGNPAVVALLVKRKCSIDLCDSDGNTPLMKALQYEEEECAIILLEHGANPNVHNNKGETPLHYVIFYRNTLIAKKLLSSNADIEAKNTSGQTPLLLAIKKNRQMMVEFFIKNKANVHAVDDNGRTALMLAVEHKSTQISELLLHCGVNVSASDNCGEIALSYSIARGNTALSFSLNVLSSLRKSTYIFQLNHFGSRHLKKRRKVLMTPKVSPSDGTENKLLHKYHKKKDEVSMKRLGMDTVKYQNQEKKCFENTEILREKNTSLPWTQKLNEETLMEIFQDNEQLDIWKVESTLQNFTPESEKQSTERPETDVKSHPARSGPAPPHQSESPTPKGNLELAFQRGRDKDFSSQEEKNIYISNLNVSSEIPSQQVSKSEVKVSNQENKLHQSRVMTLATDQVNRHLIQRQCQLKEMEHRYQNEQRKRNEHLRKQEVSKEKVSKLQRETILHEEQLHDDQLHDYRNKGDNRIDGVINVQTQFYDVIKKLQARNDRYRLMLENKYLELINETNHLKEQLDQYGKEKAEEMGDLTTKMKNASSKHLHLRTNYDCFMQNLFFIKSMQDTFEKIERNQKKLEENVVNFPRHTRSTRVERGQGVWWECDIEHRARWDLEEKQKQTQEAAPEITEQFRKTNFTSIRSQMELRISHLESELKILRNATERI